In one Spirosoma rigui genomic region, the following are encoded:
- a CDS encoding right-handed parallel beta-helix repeat-containing protein, with protein MKLLRVTAFVVLWATGAACAQNAAACSCDYTITESGVYDNGQLKVRAGQTVCLLAKHYDYLRFRGFVGEAGRPIRFVNCGGQVRIGVGAYNSGMQFEASRYFVLSGSGDSTSQYGIKLDQSYPGASGLSIGALSSDCEVERVEVAAAGFAGFLIKTDPTTEASTWRENFTMYQVSVHDNYIHDTGGEGLYIGNSFYSGVLVGSTGASTTVYPHLIRGLTVYNNRIERTGAEGIQYGCSPDAQVHHNTIAYAGINPFASNQNNGVQISSGSGGDCFSNTIRQVGGTGITIVGHLGNSRIYNNVIHGVGQDGIFCDDRPGSTPNTFMAFLNNTITRAGRDGIRLYNEINENVLINNVVAQVGGRFVVFQQGATARLEANFLAAQASTAGFVQDTADFRPNACSPLIHAGLDVSAWGVVTDRMGHNRKIPYTAGAYEFMPDSVNTNATQQAQDCLRQRSAQLLVYPSPSNDLVTVMLPDDQFIEQLRVYSQSGRVVTSHQPTDRRLNPLTFSVAQLPAGTYLVEVFTSLSQTVTGRFVKL; from the coding sequence ATGAAGCTACTCCGGGTAACGGCCTTTGTCGTGCTGTGGGCTACGGGGGCCGCCTGCGCCCAAAATGCTGCCGCCTGCTCGTGCGACTATACCATTACCGAAAGTGGAGTGTACGACAATGGCCAGTTGAAAGTCCGGGCCGGCCAAACCGTTTGTCTGCTGGCGAAGCACTACGATTATCTCCGATTCAGGGGTTTCGTTGGGGAAGCGGGCCGACCAATCCGATTTGTCAACTGTGGGGGTCAGGTTCGGATCGGGGTCGGTGCCTATAACTCCGGTATGCAGTTCGAAGCCAGTCGCTATTTTGTCCTGTCGGGTTCGGGCGACAGTACCAGTCAATACGGCATCAAACTGGACCAGTCATATCCGGGCGCGTCGGGCCTGAGCATCGGGGCACTCAGCTCCGACTGCGAGGTGGAACGGGTGGAGGTGGCTGCGGCAGGCTTTGCCGGGTTTCTGATCAAGACCGACCCAACGACCGAAGCGAGTACCTGGCGCGAAAATTTCACCATGTATCAGGTTAGTGTGCATGACAACTACATTCATGATACAGGGGGCGAGGGTCTTTACATCGGCAACTCTTTTTACAGTGGTGTGCTGGTGGGTAGCACCGGGGCTAGTACCACCGTTTATCCGCACCTGATCCGGGGGCTGACCGTCTATAACAACCGTATCGAACGAACGGGTGCCGAGGGTATCCAGTATGGTTGCTCGCCCGACGCGCAGGTTCACCATAACACCATCGCTTACGCTGGTATCAACCCGTTTGCCAGCAACCAGAATAACGGCGTTCAGATCAGCAGCGGCTCCGGCGGTGATTGTTTCAGCAATACCATTCGGCAAGTGGGCGGAACGGGCATTACCATTGTGGGGCACCTGGGCAACAGCCGGATCTATAACAACGTCATCCATGGGGTGGGGCAGGATGGTATATTCTGCGACGACCGGCCCGGATCGACGCCCAATACGTTCATGGCGTTTCTGAATAATACCATTACCCGCGCTGGTCGGGATGGTATTCGGCTGTACAATGAAATCAACGAGAATGTGCTGATCAACAACGTAGTGGCTCAGGTGGGCGGGCGGTTTGTGGTGTTTCAGCAGGGGGCTACGGCCCGCCTGGAGGCTAACTTTCTGGCCGCTCAGGCAAGCACCGCGGGCTTCGTGCAGGACACTGCCGATTTCAGGCCTAATGCCTGCTCGCCCCTGATTCACGCCGGTCTGGACGTATCGGCCTGGGGTGTTGTAACCGACCGGATGGGGCACAACCGAAAAATCCCCTACACCGCCGGGGCCTACGAGTTTATGCCCGACAGTGTGAACACGAACGCGACGCAGCAGGCGCAGGACTGCCTGAGGCAGCGCTCGGCCCAACTGCTGGTGTACCCGTCGCCCAGCAACGACCTGGTGACGGTCATGCTGCCCGACGATCAGTTTATCGAGCAGCTCCGGGTATACAGCCAGAGCGGACGGGTAGTAACGAGTCATCAACCCACCGATCGGCGGCTAAACCCGCTGACGTTCTCGGTAGCGCAGCTACCCGCCGGGACGTACCTCGTTGAAGTCTTTACCAGCCTCAGCCAGACCGTAACGGGCCGGTTTGTGAAGCTGTAG
- a CDS encoding glycosyltransferase family 2 protein, whose product MESGPLVSLVTLNYNQAAVTCALLESVQRLSYPAIEVIVVDNNSIQNPEPLIRERRFPNTRVIVNPANLGFAGGNNVGIQQAKGEYIVLLNNDTEVTPDLIERLLEPFATDPSIGVTCPKIRYHQQPTVIQYAGYTPVNPYTGQARAVGSHQVDEGQFDQPGLTHFAHGAALMVKRSAIEQAGLLPELYFLYYEELDWCCRIHQAGFGIYYQPSALVYHKESMTVGKSNPLKVYYQTRNRILFMRRNVPPRSLLIFSLYYVALALPKALVRYTLKGQFAFLKAYLRGLGWNLTHNVDRATLVKPAAIHTTTRLTLSGTSV is encoded by the coding sequence ATGGAATCAGGACCGCTCGTTTCCCTGGTCACGCTAAATTACAATCAGGCAGCAGTGACCTGTGCCCTGCTGGAATCAGTACAGCGGCTGTCTTACCCGGCTATTGAGGTGATTGTTGTGGATAACAACTCGATCCAAAATCCGGAGCCTCTGATTCGGGAGCGCCGTTTCCCGAACACACGGGTAATCGTAAACCCGGCCAATCTGGGGTTTGCCGGGGGCAACAACGTGGGTATTCAACAGGCCAAAGGCGAATACATCGTCCTGCTCAACAACGACACCGAAGTTACGCCCGATCTGATCGAACGCCTGCTGGAACCCTTCGCCACCGATCCGTCCATCGGGGTTACCTGCCCCAAGATCCGCTATCACCAGCAGCCAACGGTTATCCAGTATGCGGGTTATACCCCCGTAAACCCTTATACCGGTCAGGCCCGGGCCGTGGGGAGCCACCAGGTCGACGAGGGTCAGTTCGACCAGCCCGGCCTGACCCACTTTGCCCACGGCGCGGCCCTGATGGTGAAACGGTCGGCCATTGAGCAGGCGGGCCTGCTGCCCGAACTGTATTTCCTGTATTACGAAGAGCTTGACTGGTGCTGCCGCATTCACCAGGCGGGTTTCGGGATATACTACCAGCCCTCGGCGCTGGTCTATCACAAAGAATCGATGACCGTGGGGAAGAGCAACCCGCTCAAGGTGTATTACCAGACCCGCAACCGGATTCTGTTCATGCGCCGAAACGTGCCGCCCCGGTCGCTCTTGATTTTCTCCCTTTACTACGTTGCCCTCGCCCTGCCCAAAGCCCTTGTCCGCTATACCCTGAAGGGTCAGTTCGCGTTTCTGAAGGCCTACCTGCGTGGGCTGGGTTGGAACCTGACCCATAACGTTGACCGGGCCACGCTGGTCAAACCAGCGGCTATACACACCACGACTCGTTTAACCCTTTCCGGGACCAGCGTATGA
- a CDS encoding glycosyltransferase family 4 protein, which yields MRIGIEAQRLLRPHKHGMDIVALELIRALQAIDHDNEYFIFVRPDSDTACLTLQANFTLVQLPGMNYVQWEQVALPRALRAYRIDVLHCTANTGPLLTGVPVILTLHDLLFMQTPAGVNTATLYQRLGNRYRALLVRRLVRRCQSILTISQFAAQQISRELNLPAERIRVLYNGVSTRFCEAIPAGQLTRVQQTYQLPPRYFFFLGSTDPRKNSVNVLNAFIRYGATDPDIQLIVSGKQPSYLKRLLSADEFAFVETRCRFIGYVPDDDLPALYTLAETFLFPSLSEGFGLPILEAMACGTPVITGTLTSMPEVAGNAAVLVDATQPQRIANAMQRLSQDTVLRQMLIRNGKERVTQFSWMRTAEQLLAIYKTFAPDTVQPVPSNFQPI from the coding sequence ATGAGAATTGGCATCGAAGCTCAGCGTCTGCTGAGACCCCACAAACACGGCATGGACATTGTAGCTCTGGAACTCATCCGTGCGCTCCAGGCGATCGATCACGACAATGAGTATTTCATTTTCGTTCGCCCCGATTCAGATACGGCCTGCCTGACGCTGCAAGCCAACTTCACCCTCGTGCAACTCCCGGGGATGAATTACGTTCAGTGGGAACAGGTGGCCCTGCCCCGGGCCCTGCGTGCCTACCGGATCGACGTGCTGCACTGTACAGCCAACACAGGTCCCCTGCTCACGGGAGTTCCCGTCATCTTGACCCTGCACGATTTATTGTTCATGCAAACGCCAGCCGGTGTTAACACGGCTACGCTCTACCAGCGGCTGGGCAACCGGTACCGGGCCCTGCTAGTCAGGCGTCTGGTCCGGCGCTGCCAGTCGATCCTGACGATTTCCCAGTTCGCGGCTCAGCAGATAAGCCGTGAACTGAATCTCCCTGCCGAACGGATCCGGGTTCTTTACAACGGCGTGAGCACCCGATTCTGCGAAGCCATTCCCGCCGGGCAACTGACCCGGGTCCAACAAACGTATCAGCTCCCTCCCCGGTACTTCTTTTTTCTGGGCAGTACCGACCCCCGCAAAAACAGCGTCAATGTACTGAACGCTTTTATCCGGTACGGGGCCACCGATCCGGACATACAACTCATCGTCAGCGGCAAACAACCGTCCTATCTAAAGCGGCTGCTGTCGGCCGACGAGTTTGCCTTCGTCGAGACGCGCTGCCGATTCATTGGCTACGTCCCCGACGACGACCTGCCCGCTCTGTACACACTGGCCGAGACGTTCCTGTTCCCATCCCTCAGTGAAGGATTTGGTCTGCCCATACTGGAAGCCATGGCCTGCGGGACCCCCGTGATAACGGGTACGCTTACCTCCATGCCCGAAGTAGCCGGAAATGCGGCCGTGCTCGTTGACGCGACCCAGCCCCAGCGGATTGCCAATGCCATGCAGCGGCTCAGCCAGGATACCGTTCTTCGCCAGATGCTCATCCGGAACGGGAAGGAGCGGGTTACCCAGTTCAGCTGGATGCGCACGGCCGAGCAGTTGCTGGCGATTTATAAAACATTCGCGCCCGACACCGTTCAGCCAGTTCCCTCCAATTTCCAGCCGATCTGA
- a CDS encoding glycosyltransferase, protein MVIVTFLAVVVFGYTALVVVYLLFFAVAGRLRPGNALVPLASDTNRRIAVLIPAYKEDAVILESARHGLNQQYPASDYDIVVIADSLRTETIETLRTLPIRVIEVRFDKSTKAKALNVALQQLPDAYDIAVILDADNLMAPNFLQQVNTAFQRGWQVVQGHRVAKNTDSTVAVLDAISEEVNNHIFRQGHRSVGLSAALIGSGMALTYPLLKEAMPAIQAVGGFDKELEMRLLRQRMSFGYLPVAYVYDEKVPNEAVFETQRTRWIAAQYKYLRLNFWSGLRALFTGNVDYADKVFQTLLPPRILLLGMLGGSVVLTGLLGSTGFFLCALVQLTALLLTFYIATPNALIRRIGFAELLKLPVLFTSFLKSIYNMKTAKNQFLHTPHQVKERGQS, encoded by the coding sequence ATGGTTATCGTTACGTTCCTGGCCGTTGTTGTATTTGGGTATACCGCCCTGGTGGTGGTTTACCTGCTGTTTTTCGCTGTTGCCGGCCGGCTGCGGCCGGGTAATGCGCTGGTACCCCTGGCGTCGGATACCAACCGACGGATCGCGGTGCTGATCCCGGCCTACAAAGAAGATGCGGTCATTCTGGAGTCGGCCCGCCACGGCCTCAACCAGCAGTACCCGGCGTCGGACTACGACATTGTCGTTATTGCCGATTCGCTGCGTACTGAAACGATCGAAACTCTGCGAACGCTCCCGATCCGGGTCATCGAGGTTCGCTTCGATAAGTCGACAAAGGCCAAGGCGCTCAACGTAGCCCTGCAGCAACTTCCCGACGCCTATGACATCGCCGTGATCCTGGATGCCGATAACCTGATGGCTCCCAACTTTCTCCAGCAGGTAAATACCGCTTTTCAGCGCGGCTGGCAGGTGGTGCAGGGGCACCGGGTTGCCAAAAACACCGATAGCACGGTAGCTGTGCTCGACGCCATCAGTGAAGAGGTGAACAACCACATCTTCCGGCAGGGACATCGCTCGGTCGGGCTGTCGGCGGCTCTGATTGGTTCGGGTATGGCGCTGACCTATCCGCTGCTGAAAGAAGCCATGCCCGCCATTCAGGCCGTAGGAGGGTTTGATAAAGAGCTGGAGATGCGGCTGCTGCGCCAGCGAATGTCATTCGGGTACCTCCCGGTGGCGTACGTCTACGACGAAAAAGTGCCGAACGAAGCCGTTTTCGAAACCCAGCGCACCCGCTGGATCGCGGCCCAGTACAAGTACCTACGGCTCAACTTCTGGTCGGGCCTGCGGGCGTTGTTCACGGGCAATGTGGACTACGCCGACAAGGTATTTCAAACGCTGCTGCCGCCCCGTATCCTGCTGCTGGGTATGTTGGGGGGGAGCGTGGTGCTGACCGGGTTGCTGGGTAGTACGGGGTTCTTCCTGTGTGCCCTGGTACAGTTGACGGCGCTGCTGCTGACGTTCTACATCGCAACGCCCAACGCCCTGATTCGCCGGATCGGGTTCGCCGAACTGCTCAAACTGCCGGTACTGTTTACCAGCTTCCTGAAGTCGATTTATAACATGAAGACTGCCAAAAACCAGTTTCTGCACACGCCCCACCAGGTCAAGGAGCGCGGCCAGTCCTGA
- a CDS encoding lipopolysaccharide biosynthesis protein yields the protein MTVKKLQAAGSRLLRTNAFVSLLGNGISALLGLLTLAILARVCSKEEFGKWILFLTVYALADTLRSGLILNALIRNLATETALPLIRRWAGAAWQLSGAFLGVMAVLLGSVAGVAGLLGYGEQWPVLAGWIVGLSAVALPVNISTWLLQSRSRFKAMQAVRVGVQVVFLAFIAVGHYTRQVDNTYLLITYTLTHALISAVVLLTGWAQPTAMLAGTADERRSLLDFGRYSMGTLLVSNLLRSSDRLLIGALLGPEAVVVYTLPQRLVELIEMPIRSVVVTDMPRLAQLYASRSASGWATYFHEQAGRLWLMLLPLCVGGMLAAQPLLHLLGGDGTGDSANVLRFFMVYALFLALDRYSGVGLDIVNKPQKNLLKVICMLVVNLIGDLIALLIFKSVVGVAFVSITTFLVGLFVGFGFLRVYVPVSLRQTLQTGLGQFHQFIKHVRHEWAR from the coding sequence ATGACCGTAAAAAAACTACAGGCAGCCGGTAGCCGGCTGCTCCGGACCAACGCGTTTGTTTCCCTGCTCGGTAATGGTATATCGGCGCTGCTGGGTCTGCTGACCCTGGCAATACTGGCGCGGGTGTGCAGCAAAGAGGAGTTCGGGAAATGGATTCTGTTCCTGACGGTTTACGCCCTGGCCGATACGCTCCGTTCGGGCCTGATCCTGAACGCCCTGATCCGGAACCTGGCAACCGAAACGGCGCTGCCGCTGATTCGGCGGTGGGCTGGTGCCGCCTGGCAACTGTCAGGCGCTTTTCTGGGGGTGATGGCCGTTCTGCTGGGCAGCGTAGCGGGTGTAGCCGGTCTGCTGGGTTATGGCGAGCAGTGGCCCGTGCTGGCGGGCTGGATCGTGGGTCTGAGTGCGGTGGCCCTGCCGGTCAACATCAGCACCTGGCTGCTACAGTCCCGGTCCCGGTTCAAAGCCATGCAGGCCGTTCGGGTGGGGGTGCAGGTTGTGTTTCTGGCTTTCATTGCGGTGGGGCACTACACCAGACAGGTCGACAATACGTACCTGCTGATCACCTACACGCTTACCCACGCCCTGATCAGCGCGGTGGTACTGCTGACGGGCTGGGCGCAGCCGACAGCGATGCTGGCCGGAACGGCCGACGAACGGCGGAGCCTGCTGGATTTCGGTCGTTACAGCATGGGAACGTTGCTGGTATCCAACCTGCTCCGCAGTTCCGACCGGCTCCTGATCGGGGCACTCCTGGGACCCGAAGCGGTGGTCGTCTACACGCTGCCCCAGCGGTTGGTGGAGTTGATCGAGATGCCGATCCGGAGTGTGGTCGTGACCGACATGCCCCGCCTGGCGCAGCTCTATGCAAGCCGGTCGGCGAGCGGCTGGGCGACCTATTTTCACGAGCAGGCCGGTCGGCTGTGGCTGATGCTGCTGCCGCTGTGCGTAGGGGGGATGCTGGCTGCCCAGCCCCTGCTGCACCTGCTGGGGGGCGATGGGACCGGCGACAGCGCAAACGTACTCCGGTTCTTTATGGTTTACGCGCTCTTTCTGGCACTCGACCGCTACTCGGGCGTTGGCCTCGACATCGTCAACAAACCGCAGAAGAACCTCTTGAAAGTAATCTGTATGCTGGTCGTCAATCTCATCGGCGACCTGATTGCCCTGCTCATCTTTAAGTCGGTGGTGGGAGTCGCCTTCGTGTCCATCACAACGTTCCTGGTAGGGCTGTTCGTGGGGTTCGGGTTCCTGCGGGTCTACGTGCCGGTGTCGCTGCGCCAAACGTTGCAGACCGGACTTGGACAGTTCCATCAGTTTATCAAACACGTCCGGCATGAGTGGGCTCGCTAA
- a CDS encoding GumC family protein — MNLLLIKRILKRKWIWLLLLPVISAGTVFYSTRDMQRDYVTDATIYTGLASGYSITSSEDSRLDNYAVNNAFDNLITTIKSGETIEDVSMHLLASHLVLTKPDPYTLNKKGFAALAELVDKKHRAQIVVPRNEGATYERIRQMVKRPENNLLKKILYDSKSNYDIDGITSRLTVVRKNSSDMLELSFKADDPAICQHTLAILIDVFRQRYTHVKSSETTNVVRYFENQVKRSYQSLQGAENTLKNFGVDNKIINYGEQSKFVAESKEDMTTQYNQEMMRFRASKAALATLEKRLSSRLTVVTTNDDILARRNELAKLQTQLANATIFGQPAAVIDRLQGLFQQQSEELRQVARTYYNANNTQEGLPQGDVLNEWLTKLLEYEESAARIVVIEKRLKEYDAIYTEFAPLGSTMNRMEREVGVAEKEYLSVLHGLNLARLRQKNLEMSGPLTVLDAPKFPLSPQPSKRMVLLLASFLAGFVLSFATLLTVELLTKGLRTPEQAEEKTGLSLAAAFPLITKTKNPDLLQRVEAGMVEQLRSVILIETLASSRTNPYELIVLFSTQSGGRASWVGEHICRRMARAGHAVAYLSPHAALPTDGNDPAGVAWGTYPVTSDFADTQQVDCLLEKAGLATASAYSFVFLELPALRDTSIPAYLVARASLSLLIVDASLSWARTDSVLVQFYQKASQSRLMMVVDRVEPDLLEPLLGPIASPTKKRGKKGRPVPVSLPATTES; from the coding sequence ATGAACCTACTCCTTATCAAACGAATCCTGAAACGGAAGTGGATCTGGCTCCTGCTGCTGCCCGTCATCTCGGCGGGTACCGTCTTTTACTCCACCCGCGACATGCAGCGGGACTACGTGACGGATGCCACCATTTATACCGGTCTCGCGTCGGGTTACTCGATCACCAGCAGCGAAGACTCGCGGCTCGATAACTACGCTGTCAACAACGCCTTCGATAACCTCATCACCACGATTAAGTCGGGCGAGACGATCGAGGATGTGTCCATGCATTTGCTGGCCAGTCACCTGGTCCTGACCAAACCCGATCCGTATACGCTCAATAAAAAAGGATTTGCGGCTCTGGCCGAGCTGGTCGACAAAAAGCACCGGGCCCAGATCGTAGTACCCCGCAATGAGGGCGCTACCTACGAACGGATCCGGCAAATGGTGAAGCGGCCGGAGAACAACCTCCTTAAGAAGATTCTTTACGACTCTAAGTCAAATTACGACATTGACGGCATCACCAGCCGGCTCACGGTGGTACGGAAAAACTCCAGCGATATGCTGGAATTGTCGTTCAAAGCCGACGACCCGGCCATCTGCCAGCATACCCTGGCGATCCTGATCGACGTGTTCCGGCAACGCTATACCCACGTGAAATCGTCGGAGACGACCAATGTTGTCCGCTATTTCGAGAATCAGGTCAAGCGGTCATACCAGAGCCTGCAGGGGGCCGAAAACACCCTGAAGAACTTTGGCGTCGACAACAAGATCATCAACTACGGTGAGCAGTCGAAGTTCGTGGCCGAGTCCAAGGAGGATATGACCACCCAGTACAATCAGGAGATGATGCGGTTTCGGGCGTCGAAGGCCGCCCTGGCGACGCTGGAAAAGCGCCTGTCGAGCCGGCTTACGGTAGTTACCACCAATGACGATATCCTGGCCCGGCGCAATGAACTGGCCAAACTGCAGACCCAACTGGCCAACGCCACGATTTTTGGTCAGCCCGCGGCTGTCATCGACCGGTTGCAGGGTCTGTTCCAGCAGCAGTCGGAGGAACTGCGTCAGGTGGCCCGCACGTATTATAATGCCAACAACACGCAGGAGGGGCTACCGCAGGGCGACGTGCTGAACGAATGGCTGACCAAGTTGCTGGAATATGAAGAATCGGCGGCCCGGATCGTCGTGATCGAAAAGCGGCTGAAAGAGTACGACGCGATCTACACCGAGTTTGCGCCCCTGGGCTCGACAATGAACCGGATGGAACGCGAGGTGGGCGTGGCAGAGAAAGAGTACCTGTCGGTGCTGCATGGCCTGAACCTGGCCCGGCTCCGGCAGAAAAACCTGGAAATGAGTGGCCCGCTTACCGTCCTCGATGCGCCCAAGTTTCCGCTGTCGCCCCAGCCCTCGAAGCGCATGGTGCTGCTCCTGGCGTCGTTTCTGGCGGGCTTCGTGCTCTCGTTCGCCACCCTGCTGACGGTCGAACTGCTCACCAAAGGACTGCGTACCCCCGAGCAGGCCGAAGAAAAAACGGGTCTGTCCCTGGCGGCTGCCTTTCCGTTGATCACCAAAACGAAGAACCCCGACCTGCTGCAACGGGTAGAAGCGGGTATGGTGGAGCAGCTCCGCAGTGTCATTCTGATTGAGACGCTGGCGTCGTCGCGTACGAATCCCTATGAGCTGATTGTGCTGTTCAGCACCCAGTCGGGCGGGCGGGCTTCGTGGGTGGGGGAGCACATCTGCCGCCGGATGGCGCGGGCGGGCCATGCGGTCGCTTACCTGAGTCCCCATGCGGCCCTGCCCACCGATGGCAATGACCCGGCGGGCGTTGCCTGGGGTACGTACCCGGTAACGTCTGACTTTGCCGATACCCAACAGGTCGACTGCCTGCTGGAGAAAGCCGGTCTGGCGACTGCGTCGGCCTACTCCTTTGTATTTCTGGAACTGCCCGCCCTGCGCGATACGTCAATTCCGGCTTACCTGGTGGCCCGGGCCAGCCTGTCCCTGCTCATCGTGGATGCATCCCTGAGCTGGGCCCGTACCGACAGTGTGCTGGTGCAGTTCTACCAGAAAGCCAGCCAGAGCCGGCTTATGATGGTCGTGGACCGGGTTGAGCCCGATCTGCTCGAACCACTGCTGGGCCCCATAGCGAGCCCGACGAAAAAACGGGGTAAGAAGGGCCGGCCCGTGCCCGTCTCCTTGCCCGCCACCACTGAATCATGA
- a CDS encoding TolC family protein, with product MAQPSRAGQAVVSEPLHPVVTEPDTILLDVSKSLADQLLPFDSLYEIAVRHSPLVRFEEAMVDGKVASLSLSKVAVLQVVSPFFTYATGNQAYLNTGTVASDFLQSINGRRMGINIQVPVSELLGRRHKINQMRAELSAASARKDISKLELKRDLNRTYQGLLTAHRLLGIRIRDAQLAMMAYRVAEVEMQQGKISAANLASSSNVNAIAQHNVEKERGDMLSFLYDMVALVGVDLAQLIAKH from the coding sequence TTGGCGCAACCCTCCCGCGCCGGGCAGGCCGTGGTCAGCGAGCCGTTACATCCGGTGGTGACCGAACCGGATACCATCCTGCTGGACGTTTCGAAGAGCCTGGCCGACCAGCTACTGCCCTTCGACAGTTTATACGAGATTGCCGTTCGGCACTCCCCACTGGTACGGTTTGAAGAGGCCATGGTAGACGGAAAAGTGGCGAGCCTGAGCCTGAGTAAAGTGGCCGTTCTGCAGGTTGTCAGCCCGTTCTTTACGTATGCTACCGGCAATCAGGCCTACCTCAATACCGGTACCGTCGCCAGCGATTTTCTGCAGTCCATCAACGGCCGGCGTATGGGAATAAATATCCAGGTACCGGTGTCGGAGTTGCTGGGCCGGCGACACAAGATCAACCAGATGCGGGCCGAACTCAGCGCGGCATCGGCCCGGAAAGACATCAGCAAACTCGAACTGAAGCGGGACCTCAACCGAACCTACCAGGGCCTGTTGACGGCCCACCGGTTGCTGGGTATCCGGATTCGGGATGCCCAGCTGGCCATGATGGCCTACCGGGTGGCCGAGGTAGAGATGCAGCAGGGTAAAATCAGCGCGGCTAACCTGGCCAGCAGCAGCAACGTCAACGCCATTGCGCAGCACAACGTAGAAAAGGAGCGGGGCGACATGCTGAGCTTCCTGTATGATATGGTCGCTCTGGTTGGTGTTGACCTGGCCCAACTGATAGCCAAGCACTGA
- a CDS encoding glycosyltransferase, with product MGTDFVIVGIQPWHLPLGGNCKDIALELSKSYRVLYVNPPVDRVTAWKSRTRKSGPAETLVQISATCWVFTPGIRIESLNWLPDNWLFDWLNRINNRRFAGCIRRAIRTLGFTQFNLFNDSDMIRSFYLSELLKPRQFIYYTRDNLLTVDYWKRHGQRLEPALMRKASLVVSNSAYLARLASQHNPVTFDIGQGCNLTQFNASVSHPVPADLRSVAFPKIGYIGALNASRLNINWLLALATSRPDWNLVLVGPEDDAFRTSALHGLANVHFLGSKPMADLPAYLQHLDVAINPQQLNDLTIGNYPRKVDEYLAMGKPVVALDTETMQLFADYVILAKTFGQFMDGIDKALAGEMPAPPAACIDFARSHTWAQSVAKLMQAIRSVTTLKTLTATFQNDDSVRLSSK from the coding sequence ATGGGCACCGATTTTGTTATTGTTGGCATCCAACCCTGGCACCTGCCGCTGGGCGGAAACTGCAAAGACATTGCGCTTGAGTTATCAAAAAGCTACCGGGTCTTGTACGTTAATCCCCCTGTCGACCGTGTTACGGCCTGGAAAAGCCGGACGAGGAAGTCCGGCCCGGCTGAAACGCTGGTACAGATCAGCGCTACGTGCTGGGTATTCACACCCGGCATCCGGATCGAATCCCTCAACTGGCTTCCCGACAACTGGCTGTTCGATTGGCTCAACCGCATCAACAACCGGCGGTTTGCCGGGTGCATCCGGCGGGCGATCCGTACGCTTGGCTTTACGCAGTTCAACCTCTTTAATGACAGCGATATGATTCGCAGTTTTTACCTGAGCGAGTTGCTGAAGCCCCGGCAGTTCATCTACTACACGCGGGATAACCTGCTAACGGTGGATTACTGGAAACGACACGGGCAGCGCCTTGAACCCGCGCTGATGCGAAAAGCGAGTCTGGTCGTCAGCAACTCAGCCTACCTCGCCCGCCTGGCCAGCCAGCATAATCCGGTTACCTTCGACATTGGGCAGGGCTGCAACCTGACCCAGTTCAATGCGTCCGTTTCCCACCCGGTCCCGGCCGACCTGCGCTCCGTCGCTTTTCCAAAAATTGGCTACATCGGGGCGCTCAATGCATCCCGTCTGAACATAAACTGGCTTCTGGCTCTTGCTACCAGCCGCCCCGACTGGAACCTGGTACTGGTTGGGCCGGAAGACGACGCGTTCCGGACCAGTGCCCTGCACGGGCTGGCCAACGTTCATTTTCTCGGCAGCAAACCGATGGCCGATCTGCCCGCTTACCTGCAGCACCTCGACGTAGCAATCAACCCGCAGCAGCTCAACGACCTGACCATTGGCAACTACCCCCGCAAGGTGGACGAGTACCTGGCTATGGGCAAACCGGTTGTTGCCCTCGATACGGAGACCATGCAGCTGTTTGCAGACTACGTCATCCTGGCCAAAACCTTCGGTCAGTTTATGGACGGTATCGACAAAGCACTCGCCGGCGAAATGCCCGCCCCGCCGGCAGCCTGCATCGACTTTGCCCGGTCGCATACGTGGGCTCAATCGGTGGCGAAACTCATGCAGGCTATCCGTAGTGTAACAACGCTCAAAACCCTCACCGCAACTTTTCAAAACGATGACTCTGTCAGGCTTTCTTCAAAATAA